The Eurosta solidaginis isolate ZX-2024a chromosome 4, ASM4086904v1, whole genome shotgun sequence genome includes a window with the following:
- the LOC137247903 gene encoding probable ubiquitin carboxyl-terminal hydrolase FAF, translating to MLDLLYSFSNDEFKREAKREGWNDYINGIVKTERVLASRLPGQEDFIRDLEMFRLKMILRLLQVSSFNGKMNALNEINIVLSSYSHRTQQQQHCLPDDEMDWLTAEQSYQTF from the exons ATGCTGGATTTATTATATAGTTTCTCTAATGATGAATTTAAACGTGAAGCCAAACGGGAGGGGTGGAACGATTATATTAATGGTATTGTAAAGACGGAACGTGTGTTAGCAAGTCGTTTGCCTGGACAAGAGGATTTCATACGTGATCTGGAAATGTTTCGTCTCAAAATGATATTGCGTCTATTACAAGTATCTAGCTTCAATGGTAAAATGAATGCACTAAATGAAATCAATATAGTGCTAAGCTCATATTCACATcgtacacaacaacaacaacactgtttGCCCGATGATGAGATGGATTGGTTGACGGCAGAGC AATCATATCAAACTTTCTGA